Part of the Cloacibacterium caeni genome is shown below.
AGTTTGCACCTTTGCTTTCTACTACATTATATTTTTTGCCATGGGCATCTTTCAATTCTTTACCGTGGTGAAATTCTGAACTCATGAATGCGTGAAGACCGTTTGCTTCATCATAGAAAATAACAGGAAGTGGAAAACCCCAGTGTTCTTCTGTACCGTCAGCTTTCTTTTCCACCATAATATCAAAGCTGTGAGCATCTAACAAGTGATGGTCTATAAACTCCTTATTTTCTTTCTTTATTTGTTCTTTTTCTGCTTCTTCGGCACTTACCACTTTGGTTTCTGTAGCAGGTTTAGTTTCTGCTGCAGCTTCGTGATGTTGCGCTAAAGAAAGTGAAAATGTAGATAAAAAACCGATTAATAAAACTCCTCTTTTCAGCATTGATTTATGTTATTTTAAAAGTTTTGCAAAAATATGATAAAAAAACAAATTAACAAAGTATGAATTAGTTATTTTTTTGTTCTTTCAATAAACCGATTGCGAACAATGTTTCTAACAGTAGAGAAACCAAGTAAGGCGGTATAAAATGATACTTGTGATATGGCACTTCGGATAAGTGTAATTTATTCATTACCAAGAACATAATACTCAACTTAAAGAGCATGAGCCCCATAAAAGTAAAACCGATATACTCGGGATAAATCTTTTTGACAATAGACATAATGGTGATTACCATCATAAATAAAATGGTTAAGAAAAGATAATAGCGAATAAATATTACTTGAAAGTCATTTACATAAAGTTGCCATATCGCAAAATGTAAAAAAAAGACCAGAATAAAAAGAACAATGTATAACCAAGAGGTAGACTGTTTCATGCGTGTTATTTGTTTATATTTTCTAATTGTTTTAAGGTACTGTACAAGGCTAATCCTAATCCTGCTAAACCGATGGCTACGGTTAATAAATCATTGGGCAATTCTAGATAATCATTAATTTTCTTCCCGCCCCAAAATCCTAAAGCAATGATGGCCAACATCTGAAACACAATGGAAGAATAAATTCCGTACAAGCGCATGGGATTTTTTTTGTACTCTTCCTTTTGTTCTTCAGGAGTTTTCGGAGTATTTTGGTCTTGTAGAGCCATTGTTTTTAATTTGGTGTAAAACTATATAAATCTGAGCGGAATGACAAAAAATATGACAAATGTCATGTTTATAGAATTAAAAAGACTAGCACTCGCCTTTTCATAATTTTAAAAGAAGATTTTATGGATGATTGGCTACCCTTTAGTTATACATTCCTTATACATTCCTTTGACTTTCCTTTGACTTTCCTTTGGGGTGAGCTGAAAATGGAATTTTTTTGGAGAGAATTATAAAAAATCAAGAGGACTTTTTATTTTTGATTTAGAAACATCTGTAACATGGGTATAGATTTGGGTAGTTTTAATAGAATTATGCCCCAAAAGTTCCTGCAAAAATCTAATATCCGCCCCACTTTCTATAAGATGAGTGGCGTAACTGTGTCTCAAACCGTGTATACCAATGGTTTTGTTGATTTTAGCATTTTTGAGTGCATTTTTAAAAACCATCTGTACACTTCTCACCGAATATGCACCACCGTATTGACCTTCGAAAAGATAATCTTTTGGCTTGTATTCTTTATAATAAGTTCGCAATAGAGGTAATATAGACTCCGGCAAATTGGTATACCTATCTTTTTTTCCTTTTGCACCAGCAATTAAAACCATCATATCCTCAGAATTAATATGCTCTATTTTAAGATTTACAATTTCGGAAACCCTTAAACCCATTCCATAAGAAAGCTGGAGCATGAGGAGATGTTTAGGATTAGATGTTTGCTTGAAAATCTTTTTAATTTCTGATTTTGTGAGCATTTTAGGAAGCAATTTTGGTGTTTTAGGACGTGGAATATCAAAAAACATTTTTTCCCTGTGCAACACTTTTTCGAAATAAAACTTTATTGCATTAATTCTGCTATTGAGATGATTTTCTTTAATATTTTCTTTTTTAATACAATATAGAAAATAATCTTTCAATCTCTCTTGTGTAAGTTCATTTACAGAGTAATGCTTAATTGTTCTAAGCAAATGCGCAAATTCTGTAGTGTAGGTTCTAATGGTATTCTTACTATATGCTTTTAGTTTTAATTGATTTCTAAACCGCAAAAAAGCTTCTTGGTTATTAGGTGCTATACTTGCTATAAGTTCATCTCCTATTTCGCTAGGATTAATTTGTAAAGCAGTACGTATAGATGGTAAATCTGGCAAATACCATGCTTTATGAGTACTGCTCCACTTTACAGACGAGAAACGCTCTCTAAGTTCCTTAATCAAGGTATAATCTTTGGGAAAAGTAATCCAAATGACTTTTTTAGAATAGTGTTCTCCTATACTGAATTTGTATAAATTAAAATCCATTTATTTATCTTTACAGGGTTCGCATTTTGTGTAGATTAAAAAAATAGAGTGCAATAAATTCTATAAATCTCTATACGAAATACGAAACCAAATATATACAAAAAACACTGAATATATAGCATGTAGTCAAAATTTATCAAAAAAATTGCACTTTCGCAAAACTTTCGTATATTTGGGTGTTATGCGTCAGCTTACGAGAGAGTCCCAATAACTAACGTGTTCATTAATAACAGAACCACCACCACAACAATATACATTGTGAATTTGACAACCATTAGGTTTTAATTGTTCGTCGCAAACAGATTTAATAACAAACACTCTATCGTCATTAAACCAATCTTTTTGGCAAACATTGTGAGTACCACCTGAAAAATCACCTTCAAGTTCAACTTGATTTTCTCTAATACCAACTACCTTAAATGGTTGGCGTCCTTTGTAAATACCTTCAATATAAACAGGGTACATATTTAAAGCTTTGTAGCCTTTAATTGATTGTTTTTTGTATTTCATTTTATCTAATTTTAAGTTTCTGAATAAAGCCGAACGCATAACACTGTATTGCCAATAGTGGCATTGAATGTTTCATCATTACTATTTTTCATAATATAAATTTTAGTTTTATCAATTAATTTTTGTTGCAGTAGTGCCACCATCGGCAATACCCGAACCGTTATCTGCTATTTTAGAAAAATCGTATATAAATGAAAAATATTACATTATCAACAGAAAATTCAAGTTATTTAATTTTGGAATTAAATAAAAATCAGGCAGTCTACTATGATTTTAACTATTATATAAAAACAGAAAAAAAAATTGAGCAAATACAGTTAATTACAAATTTTCAAAATAAAAAATTCGACTTAATGGGAAAACTTGATGGGGATTTTAATTATAGTAATATTAAGGACAGTAGTCTAAATAGTACTAATAAATTTTCTGAATTTTTAAAAAAAGAAAAAATTTGTTTAGATAACAGCAAAAACAATTATTTATTTAAAGCATTTACTAAAATTAAATGTATATGAAAAAAACACTATTCCTTTTAACGAGCGTGAGTTTAATAATATCTTGCGATAAGAAAGAAACTTACAACGATGTTGATAGCAACGTTACTTATGAACAGCCTGTCGTCCAAACTAAATATGCGGTTGTCACAGTAGTAGTTGAAAGCAACACTGCTCAAAATGTAAAAAATCGCCTTGAAGAAATAACTAAGAGGCCAAATTCAATTGAACCTATTCAATTATTCAAATCTGATGTAATGGAAATTAATGAGCCAATTACTGAAGATTTGAAATATCGTTTGATGGATGAAGCAGAACAAAATCTTTTGAGAAAGATGCAAAAAGATTGGATTGTAACTGACAGACAAATTTTCATTTATAATAGTTATTCTGAAGCAAGTTCTGCTCGTGCTGAAATGTAAGAAAAACAGCAGATAACAGTGGTAGCTGTTGCACAACTCCTTTTTTTTAGAAAATAGTTTTCAAAAACATATATTTTGACCTCTTTAGAAGCAATTTTAGAGAGGTTTGTTTTTAAAATATTAAAATTTAGAGCGCTTATAATGGTGTTTTTTCATGTTGTAAAGCATGGTTTTTATAAAAGTTTTAGTATATTTGAGTGGTGCAACATACACTGTGAATTTGCAAAATCCCAAGAACGGAAGTAAACTTCCTTCTCGGGACTTCGCAAATCCGCCGAACCGTTGGCAGAAATACTACCAAAAACTACTCTTAAAAGAAAACTAATTAAAAAATGAAAAATTTATATCTTATTTTTACAATTTTTATATTAACAAGTTGTTCTACACAAAAAATACCTGACAACACTGAAAAAATAAAAGTTTTAAATTTTGGAACAGTTCATTTATCAAATTCTACAGATAATGTTACTTCAAGTTTTGACTTACAGTCTGAAAAAACAAGAAACGAAATTAATAAAGTTGTAGATGCTTTAGCAAAATTTAAACCTACAATAATTTGTGTAGAATCACTTCCCGAAGAAGATTCTGAAATGAATAAAGGTTATCAATCATATTTGAAAGACCAAAGTTACAGAACGAATTATGGCAAAGAAATTGACTTGATAGTATACGAAGTTGGCAGACTTTCAAACGTAAAAAAAATTTATGGCATAAATCACGATTTACAATATAATTTTGAAACACTTGGAAAACTATTTAATTCAAATGAAGAATGGAAATCAGTATATAACAAGACAATTAATAATTATATGAAATTATCAAAATTATCATTTCTTGAACAAATTAAAATTTTCAATACGAATCCTGCTAAAGAAAATCTGCTCTACGACCATAATTATTTTGCTATGATGAGTTTAAATGGAAATTATGAAGGAGCAGACCAAGCAACACTTGCTTACCAAAGAAATTTGAGAATGTTTACTAATTTGAATAAAATACCTATGACTAAATCAGACAGAATATTGATAATTTTGGGAGGAACACATACTGCATTTTTTGATCATTTCTTAAAAAATAATCCAAAATTTGAAAATATAGAACTAAAAAAGTATCTAAAACTATAAAAGCACTTCTGCCAATAACTAGAGTTTCGTTGCGTGCGGAGCACGAACAATGAAACTCCTGTTGAACGGAAGCTTAGAAAGCTTATTAAGCATTATTTTTTCCTCGTAAAAGTATTTACTCCAAATATTGCTAAATGAAAATCCAGTTGATCTGCTCAACTGGATTTTCTTTGTTCGAAACCATCGAAATGGAATTTATTTTTTTATGATTTTCCCCGAAGAAAGAATTTCATCATTTGCGTTTTTAATCTGATAAATGTAAACACCTTTTGCAAGTGAAGATTTGTTCAAAGAATTCGTTCCTTTCATCAAAACTGATGTTGAAACGAGTTTTCCGCTCAAATCGTAGAAGTGCACTACTCCACCATTTTCGGTTGAGATATTCAGGTTTTCATTGAAAGGATTTGGATAAATTGAAACTTTTGATTTAGAAAAATCTGTAGCAGCTAAAGCTCCGAAATTCATCACGGCAAATGGCGAGAAAGAAGAAATTCCTGTTGCAGTAATGTTGTTATTTGAAACGCTTCCAGAGTTTTCCTCAGCCCAGTTACCGTTTAGATAATGGCCGACTTTTGCAGTTCCGGAATCAAATGCTGCATTCTGTTGGGAAGTATTCCAACCTAAAGTTAAACTCACATTGCTTCCACCTGCAGTTGCTTCGGAGATTTCCCAGGTGGCGTTTACTGCGCCATTCGTAGTGTTGGCAATTCCATCGGAAACTCTCGCTGAAAACGTGTCGGAAGTTCCGGTATTTGCGATGGAAACCGGATTGTAATTCGTGGCCGTTCCGATTGGTAAGTTTACACTTCCACGTTCGGAATTTAGATTTTCAACATTTATGGTGCCAGTTCCGTTGGTGACGATGTAGTTGGTAGAATTTCCGTTGGTGATTTGGGAAGAAGGGCCTTTTAGGATTAAATTATTCCCGTTTAAAGTGATTTTTGCTCCGAGGTTTAAATTTCCTGAGACATTGAGGTTTCCTGAGGAAATATTGAGTGGTGAAGAAACGAATAAGTTTTTAGCAAACGCATCCGAACTAATTTGAGGTGTAACATTTACTGGAATTATTGCGTCATTCTGTGTTAAAGGTGTTAATGTAGAGTTCCAGTTATTAGGATTGTTCCAAGAATTGTCCACACTATTGTTAAATGTAAAATCACCTTTGAATTTATAAAGGGCTGAAGAATAATTGTCCTTATAACCAAAGAAAAATAAATCATCATTTAATCTGAAAAAATATTTTGCATCTAAACTTCCATTGTATCCAAAGTTAATCGTTTTAATTTGATCAAAAGCCTGTGATAAGGTAACGCCATCTGTTCTCCAAAGCTCTTTTCCTTCTGTAATAGGAGCTGTTGGTAAATTATAATCAAACCATAATGTATTTTTATAGATTTTATAATTTTCATACCTATCTAATGCATACTCTAAATTACAGTTTACTGAAGTTAGGTTTGAACCATCAGAATTTGCTCTATAGATTTTACCATTCATCATTTGACTTGTATCATAAGGTCTTGTGATGAAAAATATATTATCATTATCGGTAAATATTTGTTTAATGATGGTTGTTGTATTGGGTTGATAAAATATTCTATTTGAGTTTCCGGGAATTCCGTTTGTTAATATAACTTCTGATGTAACTCCACTACTCACGAAAACAAGATGATCTTTGGTTTTCATAAAATCAAAACCAATTAATGGGGCGTCTTTTTTAAAAATAAATTGTGAAATATTTTGATTATCTAAACTAAAAATTCCATTAATATTATTTATTCTGGCATTTATATAAAGTTTATCTTTAAAAATAGTTCCAATTTGATAAACTCTTGTGACCACACCTTGCCCTCCACTACCGGTATCACCAATAGTAAATGGAATAACATTGGAAAAAACACTCCCGTCATAAGAAACTAAGTTGTAATTTTTATCTAATAAATAAAGTTTATTATTATATGAGGTAAGATAACCCGTATCATTAACTAAATCTATTAATGGACTGTTTGTAACAGCTTGACTTTGTGAACCATCAGTTTTCCAGATTTCCCATTTACTTTGAGCTGTAGAATATTTTAAATAATAAAATGTGTTACCGATATGGGAATCAGTTTTATATCTTGGTCCACGATTTCCATTATATTCATCACCACCAATTTCTATACTGAAAAATCTTTTTTGTGGACTTACGGGATTCTGGACTTGATCTACTCTTAAGGTTCCAGCTGCTGTTCCATCTGTTCTCCATAATTCTAAAAATATTTTACTTGCACTATCCGTATACTGAATTGTAAAATATATATAATTTCCAGCTGGTTTAAACTGAATTGCAATTGGGTTTGAAACTGTGCTACTTATTAAATTTTTTAAAACAACAGTACCATTTTCAGTACCGTCCGTCATTACTAAATTCAATGTATTGCATCCGCTGTTACACGGTTGAAAATAGTAGTCAGCAATATAAAAAGCCTTATTATTCCACACATTATACTCACTAAGAAAAGCTCTATAATTAACATTTTCTTTTGGATAAACTGGAACACCTAGATAATTACTAGAATACGGAGATTCTTTTACAACACTAACTTGTGCCAAAATCGTGGTAAAAGAAAAAAGAAATATTGTTTTTAATATATTTTTCATAATGTTAATTTTTAAAATTATTTCTTAATCACTTTCCCAGATGAAACTACTTCCCCACTTGCGTTTTTAATCTGATAAATGTAAACACCTTTTGCAAGCGAGGATTTGTTCAAAGAATTCGTTCCTTTTGCCAAGACAGAAGTTGAAACGAGTTTTCCGCTCAAATCGTAGAAGTTCACTACTCCACCATTTTCTGTTGAAATATTTAGGTTTTCATTAAAAGGATTTGGATAAATTAAAACTTTTGATTTTGAAAAATCCGAAGCGGCAAGTGCGCCAAAATTCATCACTGCAAATGGCGAGAAAGAAGAAATTCCTGTGGCTGTGATGGAATTATTTGAAACCTCTCCCGAATTTTCCTCCAACCAGCTTCCGTTTAGATAATGCCCGACTTTTGCAGTTCCGGAATCAAATGCTGCATTCTGTTGGGAAGTATTCCAACCTAAAGTTAAACTCACATTGCTTCCACCTGCAGTTCCTTCGGAGATTTCCCAAGTGGCGTTTACTGCGCCATTCGTAGTGTTGGCAATTCCATCCGAAACTCTCGCTGAAAAAGTATCGGAAGTTCCGGTATTTGCGATGGAAACCGGATTGTAATTCGTGGACGTTCCGATTGGTAAGTTTAGATTTCCACGTGCGGAATTTAGATTTTCAACATTTACGCTTCCAGTTCCGTTGGTGACGATGTAGTTGGATGCGTTTGCGTTGGTGATTTGGGAGGAATTGCCTTTTAGGTTTAGGTTGTTATTGTTTAAGGTGATTTTTGCTCCAAGATCTAAGTTTCCTGAAATGTTCAGGGTTCCTGCAGAAAGGTTCAACGGCGAACCTACGCTTATATTTTTCACTGATGCATTGCCATTAATTTCTGGTGTTTTTCCTGCCGGAATTAACGCGTCATCGCTTTCAAAAGGAACGATCTGCCCTGCCCAGTTATCACCTTCATTCCATTGATTGTTTGATGTGCCATTGTTGAAAGTAAAATCTTCATTTAAAGAATACAGATTTTCTTTGCCCTCATTGGTGGCAATAAAATAGATTTTGTTCTGAAGCTTAAAAAAGTTCCTCGGTTGAGATGCCATATTTACAAAATTATTTTGCGAAAGTTGCTGTTGACCTCTATTTATTTCATAAGCCATATAATTGCTAGAACCATTGGTACGCCATAATTCAATATTGAGTCCGTTCAATGTTGGACTGTTCAATTTTTCAGGCAAATCAGCATAATAAAGAATTCCATTTAAGGTGTGCCCAAAAAAAGAGGGGTAATTCACCGTAACAGAATTAATTAAAGAAGCATCTTCATTAATCACCGTAATATTGTAGGAATATGCACTATTTATCAATGTTTTCGTATGTATATATGAGGCGTTTTCACCAATTATTATTTCGTTTAGCTGACTGTTGGCAGGAAGTAGTACTTTTTTCACCGCATCATTTTTATCAATAATGTATAAATATTCGTCGCATCCATTATTGCCAAACATAAACATATAATTTGCAGTTTTTCGGAACTGAAATGTTTTTTTGGAATCAGGTGGTCCCGGAAAACCCATAGTGCAAGGTGCTCTGTAAACTAGTTTTTTGTTATTGCCAAAATCTGTGGTAGAATATATATCGAAATTACCAGCATCAAAATAAATCTTACCGTTAAAAACAGCACTAAATCGGGTGAAAGAAGGATCAAACTTTCCATTAGAATAAAATACCTGTTTTGTGGAAACCCCGTCGTAGACGAAGGATGCATCGTATCTACTTTTTACTCCACTATATTGGTTAACAGTATAATAACTTCCTCCAAAATAAAGCTTGTTATTATAAACAAGATAAGTATTGGGAAGAGACTGCTTGTAGCTGTAGTCTCCGGGAATTTTTTTAATCGACTCAACAGTGCCCTCTGTTTCGTACATGGAAAATTCCTGGGTAGTATTGTCGAATTTTGTATAAAAGAGTTTGTTTCCGATTGTAACAAGTTGATTGTCAAAATTATCCGGATAATTGTAAGAAGAATTTTGTATGCTTGTAATAAACTCTTCACTAGTAGTGCCGCCAATTCCCAAATAATTCATAGTAGGTTCTGTAAAACCTGTCCTAAAAGATTCATCGAGCTTCAAGGTATTTTCCGAAGTACCGTCTGTTCTCCATAACTGGTATTTTCCGTAATTTGTTTTGCAGGTGAAATAAAGATAGCTGTCGGTTGCAGCCCATTGAACTATTTTAGCGTCGTACTCATTGCTTGGAGATAAATCTTTCAAAACTTTAGTACCTTCCGCAGTTCCGTCGGAAACTACAAGATTGCAGGTACTGTAATTATAAGGAGAAGATGCGGGAATCCCTTTGCCTTGATAGAATACCTTGTTTTTCCAAACCTTCATCCTATGTTTTTCCATAAATTGGGGAAGGAGTTTACTGTCATTAAATTCTAATACTTTTGTAATCTGGGCATTTCCAAATACGGAGATAAAGAATATTGCCAAAAAATAGAAGTTTTTCATTGTAGCTGTTTTTTATTTGATAATAAGACTTAGCCAAAGCTCAAAACTTTGGCTAAGTCTTTAATACTGATTATTTCACCGGAATACCTGTGAACGTTCCGTAAACTTTTGTAATTCCGTTTCCTGTTCCGGTAGCTTCGAATTTCCCTGAAACTTTGGAGCCCGTTTTTTCAGTTATGGTGATGGTTCCACCGGTAGCGTTGAAATTTTTGGTGACGTAAACCAAAGCTGTACCTTTGATGTAATCGCCGTCGAAAGTATGGGTTCCTACCGCGGAACTTTTCATCAGATTAATTTCGAACACGGTAGCATTCGAAGCATTAAGTGCGAAAATGGAACTTCCCTGAAAATAGGCAGACGAAGCTTTTTGTTCAGGCGCAGTTTGGGAGTCTTCCTTCCACGTAAATCCTGCAGTTGAGGAAGTTGCGGTGTTTGTACCATCATCTTCATTCCTGTCACAGGAAATGAATAGAACAGCCAATACCATCAAGGTTCTGAAATAAAAAAACAGATTTTTCATAATATAGAATTTTAATTTGGTTAAAAGAAAACCGCACCCGGAAACCTAAGTTAAACAGGCACGGAATCACAGATTTTTATTGGTTCACATCCATTCTGGAAACCAAAAGCCGGTCGCCATTAGGAGTTTCGCTGAAGAAATAAATATAATCTCCAATCTGTATGCGGTTATGCTTATCGTAGAGGTAATATTTCTTTTTCTCTAAGTCACCCAACGTTCTAAATTCTGAAGATTTTCCGGTAGAAAGATCAATCTTACCATATTCAATACTATAGAATGGTGAGTAGGTAGTAGTAGTGGTATTGGTGGTGGTTCCTGTGAAAAAATTGGTCATTGAACTAAAACTTGTGTCTTTATCTATGGCCTTTACCATTTCCATAATCCAGTTAACAGATTTTCCGTCTTTGCTTTCGATTAAATATCCTACGGCAGGGAAATTATCTGCGGTCATCGGTGAATTATTGAAAAAACCTCAATACTGTCCTAAAAAAAAATTATTAAAAATAGAAACAGCCTAAATACCTATTTTACATTTAGCTTACATTTAATTTCAAAAAAGAACCCCTTGATAATAGTTTTTGGGGGTTTCAGGCGGTTGCTCAAATGGTTTGTCGAGCCAAAATTGAAGATTAATTTTAACAAAAATATTCAATCGGATAAAAGCTACCAGATTTGATAATTGCCAATTATATTTAGCGATGGATTTCAGGTATTTCAGAATGAGAATAGTGATAAGTGCCGTCCAGATTTGGATTTTCACTGCATTTTCAGAAGTTCCAATGAAGGTTTTGAGGTGAAGCAACTGCTTGATATCTCTAAAAAAGATCTCAATTTGCCATCTTTGCTTGTATAATTCTGCTATGGTAGAAGCAGCCCAAGAGAAATTATTGGAAATCATTTCAATGGTTTGCTTGTTTTCATTATCCCAAATAGCCACTCTTCTTAATTTTTTTTGATATTTTTCTTTGGATAAAGGATTTGAGAGTACTATTTCTTCGTCTTTTAGGATGCTTTGAGCTCCTTTTGGTGGAAGTTCTCGTTCCTGTAAAGTTTCAAATTTCAGATTTTCTTTATGTCTTATTACGAAGAAAACACCTTTGCTGTCCCAAATAGAGAGCATTGGAAAATCGTTATAGAATCGGTCTGCAACAATGACTGCTCCCTTTTCCAAAGGAATGTTTTCCGCTCCCTTGTTATCAGCAACACTTCCTTTGGTAATATTCACATAAACAGGAAGTTTCCCGTCATATTCAAGTAAGGTATGCATTTTCACGGCTCCTTTTTTAGTTCGATATGTTGCCCAATCGAACAAAGACAGGCATAGAGAAATAAGGGTAGAATCTAATAAATAGACAGGAACTTTTATTTTGAGTTTTATCCGTCTTTCTTTCGTGTGCTGTCCTAATTGTTCTAATAGTTTGAAATACAAGTCTTTAAACAAAATCTGCATCTCGTTTTCCATTCTGGTAGCTAATAGAAGATTTGGAAGGTGCTGTTTTTATCCCTAAATGATTCAGGTTTCCTGTGGCACTGCGAAGTCCGTTGGAAATGTCCCGAACCGAAGTGCTTTTGGCAAAATGACAGAAAAGCATAGAAACTAAGTGGTTCCAACTATCAAATCCTTTATTTCGGTAATCGGTTTTCTTCTCAATTACTATTTTTTTGAAAATCCCTCGGTCTATTTTTGAAATGATTTGGGAAAATAATGTTAATTTTGAATCCATAAGAAGGTTTTTTTGTTGTGCAACCTCAAAGATACTTTGAGTTACTTTAATTCCTTCTTATTTTTTTATTTAGGACGCTATTGAAAAAACCTTTCTTATTTTTCTGATCGAGCTGCACAGTGTAGTTTCTTACCAAATTCCCGTCCGGAGAAAAATGCAACAAATACATGCCTTTATAAACTCTGTCATATCCTCCACTTCTACTTGTACTCACACCTGTTAATGCACCTAAAAGTTTGTTGCCTCCTATTCCGCCACCATTTGGTTTATAATCCTGTACGCTAAGCATCATCGAGCCATCTTTCAAGATTTGGAAATTATTGGTAACAAACTTTTTACCGTCAAATTCCAAAGCTTTTTTCATGTCCGGACCGGCAACTGCTTTTTGATTAAGTTCAGCCATAGGTGTCGCTTTAATGAAAGAAACATTTCCCCCAGAAACTTTTGCAATGATAAAGTCATCATATTTTTTTTCGTCCAGGGCATTGTCCAGTGATTGCTGTGACGGAGCCATATCGTCTTTTCCGGAAACCATATTCGCCATTTTTCCGATTCCTCCGAGCATTCCTCCAGTAGATTTAGCGGCGGCTTGTTCCTCATCATCCATACTTGATGGCGACACAGTAGTTCCTAAGATTTCGTCTGCATATTTTCCTTCTTTTTTAATTCCTAAACCATAAAGAATCACTTCATTTCCTTTATTATAGGCATTAAGAATACGGAAACCTGCCGATGGAGCAGAGAAATTAAACTGTTCCTTTACCGCACCTTCTGGGGAAATCCTAAGATAGGTCAGTTGGTTTGGATTTCCGGCATTGCTTTTTCCGTAAGTTTTTGTAGGCGCTAAAACAACAATCCAATCTCTTGGGAAATCGTCATTAGAAACGTCTCGGCTGTTGTCGTCCATTAAAGGCTTGGAGAAAATGGGCTTCAAAGGAGTCGGCGTAGGAATAGAAGCTATTTTTTTGGATTCTCCGCTGTTTGAGATTTTCACTAAGTCAAGATTATTCAGGGAAGCACCTTTGGCATAAGGATATGCGAGTGCATAAATCGCACTGTCTCTTTCTACTTCATACGCACCGCTGAAGAGATATTCTTCTCCGTTTTCACTGGTGAGTTTTTGTTTGTCGAGAAGTTTTATTCGCTTCACATAATCTCCAACAAGCCAGTTGTATTTCGCTTTGATCTCGCGTTTTTTAAACATCATTTTTCCGGTAAGATTGGTGCTCACCGAAGCTGCGGTAGTGATATATTCATCTCCTTTAAAATTGAAAAATTTCCATTTTTTCTTTACTTTCTCTACATCCCATTCGTCTTTTAGGCTATTGACAAGATTGGCATCTTTGTCGAAAGTATAGGTTTCAATCTTAACTTTTCTTTTGCTTGAAGGCAGGAAATACACCATTTCGA
Proteins encoded:
- a CDS encoding T9SS type A sorting domain-containing protein, encoding MKNFYFLAIFFISVFGNAQITKVLEFNDSKLLPQFMEKHRMKVWKNKVFYQGKGIPASSPYNYSTCNLVVSDGTAEGTKVLKDLSPSNEYDAKIVQWAATDSYLYFTCKTNYGKYQLWRTDGTSENTLKLDESFRTGFTEPTMNYLGIGGTTSEEFITSIQNSSYNYPDNFDNQLVTIGNKLFYTKFDNTTQEFSMYETEGTVESIKKIPGDYSYKQSLPNTYLVYNNKLYFGGSYYTVNQYSGVKSRYDASFVYDGVSTKQVFYSNGKFDPSFTRFSAVFNGKIYFDAGNFDIYSTTDFGNNKKLVYRAPCTMGFPGPPDSKKTFQFRKTANYMFMFGNNGCDEYLYIIDKNDAVKKVLLPANSQLNEIIIGENASYIHTKTLINSAYSYNITVINEDASLINSVTVNYPSFFGHTLNGILYYADLPEKLNSPTLNGLNIELWRTNGSSNYMAYEINRGQQQLSQNNFVNMASQPRNFFKLQNKIYFIATNEGKENLYSLNEDFTFNNGTSNNQWNEGDNWAGQIVPFESDDALIPAGKTPEINGNASVKNISVGSPLNLSAGTLNISGNLDLGAKITLNNNNLNLKGNSSQITNANASNYIVTNGTGSVNVENLNSARGNLNLPIGTSTNYNPVSIANTGTSDTFSARVSDGIANTTNGAVNATWEISEGTAGGSNVSLTLGWNTSQQNAAFDSGTAKVGHYLNGSWLEENSGEVSNNSITATGISSFSPFAVMNFGALAASDFSKSKVLIYPNPFNENLNISTENGGVVNFYDLSGKLVSTSVLAKGTNSLNKSSLAKGVYIYQIKNASGEVVSSGKVIKK